A window from Calliopsis andreniformis isolate RMS-2024a chromosome 5, iyCalAndr_principal, whole genome shotgun sequence encodes these proteins:
- the LOC143178838 gene encoding putative Rho GTPase-activating protein CG5521 isoform X3, with the protein MFSKKLHVDVKKSTLKIQDVKKDSATRFKHLKIVLENVDTDEAKGFFEGNFSHVYFILYDCFVSAEANLRQRVHKAHREELEQVLQLLEKVLTLLPELLNRRWQCHSLARILQKLLHPGNSWKLRRQAIRYFILWYQALGENAPEHIHQMFASLVPGFPPQQPSPYKSERKVDGKKDKLAKVVGCDDRDKKEFYDTQLSQSTFHDNGSNQYPVAPVDSGPILPPQSGEKPLDNETVRFLEALLEFMVTQVVKIEWRDKSSRQHKTFQFLLERFKATYLRHICPEFDDNFSLYKPNLELPTMRKPTNQSQDNYVLCKVALIKWIASFTHIARKDGLFAHLSHSTTPNEENAESELRRVSVTQNPTDSTLLSPESTTSQQENQNQEDSTVSAVTLVREVLYSNRDNVNFVHELYRQAFLLDFNHAGAIRKAIAVYKDWIQMNELPPFMLEPLDSHKERDLDDNSKKDASDIDKSPSETYRQTRLRNDSYLGAIHRENLFIRAGLQNVLQVFITQASNVFFLDNSGPNASPTLLEEQTDSCKRVLNVYRYVVMHSRLEPGTWEQLLRILLQITSLVLNEKSSRRKVHESIGGKLAPAIFQTLIVTWIKANLNVVISTQLWDQFLEVLVSLTQWEELIREWAKTLDTLTRVLARHVYNLDLNDLPLDRLSEQKTKRRRGVGSRAASTGSVQPPRKGSVDQESNTVSKENVTDHPMRDLRKVRPLPRSASDNTIYNGKARTKLHRNRAHTVHSGIPVLPLSIEQDMARLLSSGPASSSGTTRKMLPNRRAKSLDSVIIVDSEPPSPRCPSPTPSSGVDSNKDSPIQIENIDGSSIDTNDASERRSVMAGGGVRGWLPDVAVVLWRRMLSALGDVNNIQDPTLHGQVMDYLVQLTQTLIKIRLNQGVSGDNQATPSPPELIPPLTVIAPWCFKAIQLPDQFVVGKLAAYRLICLLTVQPQDISLPKQHLTLFYRAVHNGIVSEDTEVLHVLVKYTGPRLFSLNLPGSSLLILDYIHAANVILNSYDIEAPRTEAVSIIGSLLSLPATTIKLPVLQPTATDIVTMTCPDAKVKNMREHIITILLRSCRREPSGIARCVALSSVAMFAYRELCYKNQHPRIPEAVTVLLLALRANHVTVAQVACDSLLLLCDKADTLLELYPNVPSKIIQVLSETLGYMSTRDRRGSLIISMIFCLGEWAMHLGPDVLLRVFQGKPLLMTLFTVLDNIIQDKMNKDSLHSNKNHEDEDNDFDPDITLDNLSDETCTKSPRRGNIHSVQLAAKMVMMHLINHLGHFPMGIGAARLSSLVVELDDVPGIDGDELSSAIFHAPNIQLLMLSNSVIMSLVELAALDAPGGGVTAGLTTAPSLVRVLLRDLAGKASWDSSILYSQPSIDEDIPIAFTKHVEWKVKVHGEDLNSVTPQACTPRHTIRHREPHILPTFANGASDMDNLDDLLQYIGHTSPEVLTNPEVALNAPANPPQGLYLESETIATILSQRNAEQEHINNWNQHISMCASAISPPSCRPPPAPFHHCRLLFSHLGLSGWEQRRKLHLLSKNEKLLRELRNLDSQRSRETHKIAVIYVSQGQEDKNSILSNVTASKEYESFVARLAWEIELESHTGFLGGLVPGKASGVTAPYFATSFTEILFHVATRMPSDSPESLLQKTRHLGNDEIHIVWSEHWRDYRRDIIPTEFCDVLIVIYPLHNKLYRIQISRKPEIPFFGPLFDECIVEDKVLPGLVRTTALAASRAKRSTLTLYQHYYEERARSIDTVMRNHKEATTFEEFTANVYSPVQPPSPFSGASSVSGSTTSVQSTASSNLAAALIDSHQGRSGLRSSSAASSDNRANRVLHNLFRVSDGSRVWFSNDTPESTAFHGISPRPVKKMSFKTGPKQRANTQPTPPDSPRYK; encoded by the exons ATGTTCAGCAAAAAACTTCACGTAGACGTCAAAAAGTCaacactgaagattcaggatgttaAGAAGGACAGCGCGACCCGATTTAAACACCTTAAAATCGTACTAG aaaATGTGGATACTGATGAAGCAAAGGGGTTTTTTGAAGGCAATTTCAGTcatgtgtattttattctatacGATTGTTTTGTCTCAGCTGAAGCCAACTTGCGTCAGCGAG TGCATAAAGCACACAGGGAGGAATTGGAGCAGGTATTGCAGCTCTTAGAAAAAGTTCTGACTCTTCTTCCTGAACTTCTTAATAGAAGATGGCAGTGTCATAGTTTAGCAAGAATTTTACAAAAACTTTTACATCCTGGTAATAGTTGGAAACTGCGTAGACAAGCCATAAG gtatttcattttatggtacCAAGCACTTGGTGAAAATGCACCTGAACATATACACCAAATGTTTGCTAGTTTGGTACCAGGGTTCCCACCCCAACAACCATCTCCTTATAAGTCTGAACGTAAAGTGGATGGGAAAAAAGATAAACTTGCAAAAGTAGTTGGTTGTGATGATAGAGATAAAAAGGAATTTTATGATACACAATTGTCACAAAGTACTTTTCATGATAATGGTTCCAACCAATATCCTGTGGCTCCAGTTGACAGTGGGCCCATTTTGCCCCCACAAAGTGGGGAAAAACCTCTAGATAATGAGActgttcgatttttagaagCATTACTTGAATTTATGGTTACTCAG GTTGTAAAGATAGAGTGGCGAGATAAATCTTCACGACAGCACAAgacttttcaatttttattagaaCGTTTTAAAGCTACGTACCTTCGTCATATTTGTCCTGAGTTTGATGATAATTTCTCTTTGTACAAACCTAATTTAGAATTGCCTACAATGCGTAAACCAACAAATCAAAGTCAGGATAATTATGTATTATGTAAAGTTGCGTTAATTAAATGGATTGCTAGTTTTACGCATATCGCTAGAAAAGACGGTCTTTTCGCACACCTTTCTCATag CACAACTCCAAATGAAGAAAATGCGGAATCAGAACTTCGTCGGGTTTCGGTTACTCAAAATCCCACTGATTCGACTTTACTATCACCAGAATCAACTACATCTCAACAAGAGAATCAAAATCAGGAAGACAGTACTGTATCTGCTGTTACACTTGTCAGGGAAGTTCTATATAGTAACAGGGATAACGTCAATTTCGTACATGAATTATACAGACAAGCATTTCTCTTGGATTTCAATCACGCTGGTGCTATAAGAAAGGCTATAGCTGTTTATAAAGATTGGAttcaaatgaat GAACTCCCACCATTCATGTTAGAACCGTTGGATAGTCACAAAGAAAGGGACTTAGATGATAATTCTAAAAAAGATGCAAGTGATATTGATAAGAGTCCatctgaaacttatcgtcagacAAGATTGCGAAACGATTCTTACCTCGGTGCTATACACAGAGAAAATTTGTTTATAAGAGCTGGATTACAAAATGTTTTACAAGTGTTCATTACACAAGCGTCAAATGTTTTTTTCTTAGATAATTCAGGACCGAACGCGTCTCCAACATTACTCGAAGAACAGACAGATAGTTGTAAAAGAGTTTTGAACGTGTATCGTTACGTCGTTATGCATTCTAGATTAGAACCGGGTACTTGGGAACAGTTGCTTAG GATATTATTGCAAATAACATCGCTTGTTTTAAACGAGAAGTCATCTCGACGCAAGGTCCATGAAAGCATCGGTGGCAAACTTGCGCCTGCCATATTTCAAACTTTAATTGTCACGTGGATTAAAGCCAACTTAAACGTTGTTATCTCTACTCAATTATGGGATCAGTTTCTAGAGGTTTTGGTATCTTTGACACAGTGGGAGGAGTTGATTCGAGAGTGGGCA AAAACATTGGATACTTTAACCAGGGTACTTGCCAGACATGTTTACAACTTGGATCTAAATGATCTACCATTAGATAGACTGAGTGAACAAAAAACTAAAAGGCGTCGTGGTGTTGGAAGTCGGGCTGCCTCTACAGGAAGTGTCCAACCACCACGCAAAGGCAGTGTCGATCAGGAAAGCAACACTGTGTCTAAAGAAAATGTTACAG ATCATCCAATGCGAGACTTAAGAAAAGTACGACCTCTTCCACGCAGCGCGAGTGATAATActatatacaatggcaaagcgcgTACGAAGCTTCACAGAAATCGAGCTCATACTGTACACAGCGGTATTCCTG TACTACCCCTATCGATAGAGCAAGACATGGCGCGGCTATTGTCAAGCGGTCCCGCATCATCGTCGGGAACTACCAGGAAAATGTTACCCAACAGGCGTGCGAAATCCTTGGATAGCGTTATCATAGTCGATAGTGAGCCACCATCCCCACGTTGTCCCTCTCCAACACCGAGCAGCGGGGTCGACAGCAACAAAGACAGTCCAATACAGATAGAAAATATTGACGGTAGTAGTATCG ACACTAATGATGCATCAGAAAGAAGATCTGTAATGGCAGGTGGTGGTGTTCGCGGATGGTTGCCCGATGTAGCAGTTGTATTATGGAGACGTATGTTGTCAGCATTAGGGGATGTGAATAATATCCAAGATCCTACTCTTCATGGTCAAGTCATGGATTACCTGGTTCAACTTACACAAACACTTATAAAA ATCCGTTTGAATCAAGGTGTATCTGGAGATAATCAAGCCACCCCCTCTCCTCCAGAGCTTATACCACCATTAACAGTCATTGCTCCATGGTGTTTTAAG GCCATACAACTTCCTGATCAATTCGTAGTTGGCAAATTGGCAGCTTACCGTTTAATTTGCCTTTTGACAGTTCAGCCACAGGATATTAGTTTACCAAAACAACACTTAACTCTTTTTTATCGCGCGGTTCATAATGGCATTGTCAGTGAAGACACTGAAGTGCTACATGTACTTGTTAAATATACTGGACCTCGACTGTTCAGTCTGAATCTTCCTGGCTCTAGCCTTCTGATTTTAGATTATATACATGCTGCTAATGTAATATTGAACAGTTACGATATTGAG GCACCAAGAACTGAAGCTGTTTCAATAATTGGATCATTATTATCGCTACCTGCTACCACAATTAAATTGCCTGTATTACAGCCTACTGCAACTGATATTGTAACCATGACATGCCCAGATGCAAAAGTAAAAAATATGAGA GAACATATAATCACGATTCTTTTAAGAAGTTGTAGGCGTGAACCATCTGGTATTGCAAGGTGCGTGGCTCTGTCAAGTGTTGCTATGTTCGCGTATAGGGAATTATGCTACAAGAATCAACATCCCAGAATCCCAGAAGCTGTGACGGTTCTTCTTCTAGCTCTCAGA GCCAATCATGTCACTGTTGCACAAGTAGCGTGCGACTCTCTTCTATTGTTATGCGACAAAGCGGATACTCTCCTGGAGCTATACCCAAATGTGCCATCTAAAATAATTCAG GTTTTGTCGGAGACTTTAGGATATATGAGTACTCGAGATAGACGCGGTTCTTTGATAATATCAATGATATTTTGTTTGGGTGAATGGGCTATGCATCTAGGTCCAGACGTTTTATTACGTGTGTTTCAAGGAAAACCTTTATTGATGACTTTATTTACG GTTCTGGATAACATAATacaggataaaatgaataaagacTCACTACATTCGAACAAAAATCACGAAGATGAAGATAATGATTTTGATCCCGATATTACTTTAGACAATTTATCCGACGAGACTTGCACCAAGTCACCCCGTCGAGGCAATATACACTCTGTCCAATTAGCAGCGAAAATG GTGATGATGCATTTAATAAATCATTTGGGACACTTTCCAATGGGTATTGGAGCTGCGCGATTATCTTCGTTAGTCGTTGAGTTGGATGACGTACCAGGAATTGATGGAGACGAGCTATCCTCTGCCATTTTTCACGCACCAAATATACAATTGCTGATGTTATCGAATTCTGTAATAATGTCACTTGTTGAATTGGCAGCATTAGATGCACCTGGAGGCGGTGTTACTGCTGGATTAACAACAGCTCCGTCACTAGTTCGAGTTTTGTTGCGAGATTTAGCAGGAAAGGCATCTTGGGATAGTTCTATTCTATACAGTCAACCATCTATAGACGAAGATATCCCAATAGCATTTACAAAACATG TCGAATGGAAAGTAAAAGTGCATGGGGAAGACTTGAACAGCGTCACGCCTCAAGCGTGTACACCTCGGCACACCATAAGGCACCGTGAACCTCATATATTACCCACATTCGCAAATGGTGCGAGCGATATGGATAATTTGGATGAT CTCTTACAGTATATAGGACACACAAGTCCAGAAGTATTAACCAATCCAGAGGTAGCACTCAATGCGCCCGCTAACCCACCGCAGGGGCTTTATTTAGAAAGTGAAACTATTGCAACCATTCTCAGTCAAAGAAATGCAGAACAAGAGCATATCAATAATTGGAATCAACATATTAG tATGTGTGCATCAGCAATAAGTCCTCCATCATGTCGCCCGCCTCCAGCACCATTTCATCACTGCCGCCTTCTATTTTCGCATCTTGGTTTATCGGGTTGGGAACAACGTAGAAAACTGCATTTATTATCCAAAAACGAAAAACTACTACGAGAATTGCGAAATCTTGATAGTCAACGATCTCGGGAAACTCATAAAATAGCAGTGATTTACGTTAGCCAAGGTCAGGAAGATAAGAATTCTATACTAAGCAACGTCACTGCTAGTAAAGAGTACGAGAGCTTTGTCGCAAGGTTGGCTTGGGAAATCGAGCTTGAATCGCATACAGGCTTTCTCGGAGGTCTTGTACCTGGAAAAGCATCTGGTGTCACTGCACCTTATTTTGCAACATCCTTTACAGAAATTCTGTTTCACGTAGCAACGAGAATGCCTTCTGACAGCCCTGAAAGTTTATTGCAAAAG ACTCGACACCTCGGCAATGACGAAATTCATATAGTATGGTCAGAACACTGGAGGGATTATCGCAGAGATATTATACCAACCGAATTTTGTGATGTCTTAATAGTTATTTATCCGTTACATAACAAGTTATATAGAATTCAAATTTCTCGAAAGCCAGAAATCCCATTTTTTGGACCCTTGTTTGACGAATGTATCGTAGAGGACAAAGTTCTACCGGGATTAGTGAGGACAACAGCGTTGGCAGCGAGTAGAGCGAAACGATCTACGCTTACATTGTACCAACATTA TTATGAGGAGAGAGCGAGGTCCATCGATACAGTCATGAGAAACCATAAAGAAGCCACTACGTTTGAGGAATTCACCGCCAACGTGTATTCACCAGTACAACCGCCGAGCCCATTCAGTGGTGCTTCTTCCGTATCTG GATCTACAACAAGCGTGCAATCCACAGCATCGTCAAACCTCGCAGCAGCGCTTATAGATTCACATCAGGGTCGATCTGGTCTACGAAGTTCTTCGGCGGCGAGCAGTGATAATCGCGCGAATAGAG TCTTACACAATCTATTCAGAG TATCCGATGGAAGCAGAGTGTGGTTTAGTAATGACACTCCAGAGAGTACAGCGTTTCATGGGATTTCCCCGAGACCCGTGAAGAAGATGTCCTTCAAAACTGGACCGAAGCAAAGGGCAAACACTCAGCCTACACCTCCTGACAGTCCACGATATAAATAA